In Ovis canadensis isolate MfBH-ARS-UI-01 breed Bighorn chromosome 11, ARS-UI_OviCan_v2, whole genome shotgun sequence, one genomic interval encodes:
- the TEKT1 gene encoding tektin-1 isoform X1, whose translation MAKLLQQPPKFLRAEWQIANKNQYHRAEAQRSRSERLVAESQRLVDEIEKTTRKSQSDVNKKLEQRLEEVRFWKKELDGKLEQLVYTTEDLLLYQTRLEKALESFKEPLRITEKCLEYREKRVGIDLVHDEVEQELIKEEEIIRGVMTLLTRTLEETREQIRLNRSAKYNLEKDLRDKFTAITIDDICFSLNNNSPNIKYSENVVRVEPNSVSLEDWLDFSNSNVEKADKQRNNSLTLKALVDRILSQTANDLRRQCDVVDTAFKNGLKETKDARDTLALHLDKVMEEIASQEKNIVVLEKAILDQEGPAKVAHTRLETRTHRPNVELCRDVAQYRLIKEVGEITHNVARLKETLAQAQAELKGLNRRQLALQEEIQIKENTIYIDEVLCMPMRKSIPPRDGDDHGEWAGGSHPEAVC comes from the exons ATGGCCAAACTACTACAACAGCCACCCAAGTTCTTGCGCGCAGAGTGGCAAATTGCTAACAAAAACCAGTACCACAGAGCAGAAGCCCAAAGGTCCCGGTCTGAACGCCTGGTAGCAGAAAGCCAGAGACTTGTGGATGAAATTGAAAAGACCACAAGAAAATCTCAAAGCGATGTGAATAAGAAACTAG AGCAGAGACTTGAGGAAGTCAGGTTCTGGAAGAAGGAGTTAGATGGCAAACTTGAGCAGCTGGTGTACACAACTGAAGACCTGCTCCTCTATCAGACCAGACTGGAGAAAGCCCTCGAGAGCTTTAAGGAGCCCTTGCGCATCACAGAGAAATGCTTGGAATACAG GGAGAAGCGGGTTGGCATTGACCTGGTCCATGATGAGGTGGAACAGGAGCTGATCAAGGAAGAGGAGATCATCCGGGGAGTAATGACCCTGCTGACCCGCACCCTGGAGGAGACACGCGAGCAAATCAG GTTAAACCGCTCTGCCAAGTACAATCTTGAAAAGGATTTGAGGGACAAGTTTACAGCCATAACCATTGATGATATCTGCTTCTCACTCAACAACAACTCACCAAATATCAAGTATTCTGAGAACGTCGTGAGGGTTGAACCAAA CTCCGTGAGTCTGGAAGACTGGCTAGACTTCTCCAACTCCAACGTGGAGAAGGCTGACAAGCAGAGGAACAACTCCCTGACGCTGAAGGCCCTGGTGGACCGAATCCTGTCCCAGACGGCCAATGACCTCCGCAGGCAGTGTGACGTGGTGGACACCGCCTTCAAGAATGGGCTGAAGGAGACCAAGGACGCCAGGGACACACTGGCTCTTCATCTGGACAAG GTCATGGAAGAGATCGCCTCCCAGGAGAAAAACATTGTGGTTCTTGAAAAAGCCATCCTCGACCAAGAAGGGCCTGCCAAGGTGGCTCACACACGCCTGGAGACCAGGACACACCGGCCTAATGTGGAGCTGTGTCGAGATGTTGCACAGTACAGGCTGATCAAGGAGGTTGGCGAGATCACCCACAATGTTGCAAG aCTGAAGGAAACACTGGCCCAAGCTCAAGCAGAGTTGAAAGGCCTGAATCGCAGGCAGCTGGCCCTGCAGGAGGAGATCCAGATCAAGGAGAACACCATCTACATCGACGAGGTGCTGTGTATGCCCATGAGAAAGTCCATCCCGCCTCGGGACGGGGATGACCACGGGGAGTGGGCCGGGGGCTCCCATCCCGAGGCTGTCTGCTGA
- the TEKT1 gene encoding tektin-1 isoform X2: protein MAKLLQQPPKFLRAEWQIANKNQYHRAEAQRSRSERLVAESQRLVDEIEKTTRKSQSDVNKKLEQRLEEVRFWKKELDGKLEQLVYTTEDLLLYQTRLEKALESFKEPLRITEKCLEYREKRVGIDLVHDEVEQELIKEEEIIRGVMTLLTRTLEETREQISSVSLEDWLDFSNSNVEKADKQRNNSLTLKALVDRILSQTANDLRRQCDVVDTAFKNGLKETKDARDTLALHLDKVMEEIASQEKNIVVLEKAILDQEGPAKVAHTRLETRTHRPNVELCRDVAQYRLIKEVGEITHNVARLKETLAQAQAELKGLNRRQLALQEEIQIKENTIYIDEVLCMPMRKSIPPRDGDDHGEWAGGSHPEAVC from the exons ATGGCCAAACTACTACAACAGCCACCCAAGTTCTTGCGCGCAGAGTGGCAAATTGCTAACAAAAACCAGTACCACAGAGCAGAAGCCCAAAGGTCCCGGTCTGAACGCCTGGTAGCAGAAAGCCAGAGACTTGTGGATGAAATTGAAAAGACCACAAGAAAATCTCAAAGCGATGTGAATAAGAAACTAG AGCAGAGACTTGAGGAAGTCAGGTTCTGGAAGAAGGAGTTAGATGGCAAACTTGAGCAGCTGGTGTACACAACTGAAGACCTGCTCCTCTATCAGACCAGACTGGAGAAAGCCCTCGAGAGCTTTAAGGAGCCCTTGCGCATCACAGAGAAATGCTTGGAATACAG GGAGAAGCGGGTTGGCATTGACCTGGTCCATGATGAGGTGGAACAGGAGCTGATCAAGGAAGAGGAGATCATCCGGGGAGTAATGACCCTGCTGACCCGCACCCTGGAGGAGACACGCGAGCAAATCAG CTCCGTGAGTCTGGAAGACTGGCTAGACTTCTCCAACTCCAACGTGGAGAAGGCTGACAAGCAGAGGAACAACTCCCTGACGCTGAAGGCCCTGGTGGACCGAATCCTGTCCCAGACGGCCAATGACCTCCGCAGGCAGTGTGACGTGGTGGACACCGCCTTCAAGAATGGGCTGAAGGAGACCAAGGACGCCAGGGACACACTGGCTCTTCATCTGGACAAG GTCATGGAAGAGATCGCCTCCCAGGAGAAAAACATTGTGGTTCTTGAAAAAGCCATCCTCGACCAAGAAGGGCCTGCCAAGGTGGCTCACACACGCCTGGAGACCAGGACACACCGGCCTAATGTGGAGCTGTGTCGAGATGTTGCACAGTACAGGCTGATCAAGGAGGTTGGCGAGATCACCCACAATGTTGCAAG aCTGAAGGAAACACTGGCCCAAGCTCAAGCAGAGTTGAAAGGCCTGAATCGCAGGCAGCTGGCCCTGCAGGAGGAGATCCAGATCAAGGAGAACACCATCTACATCGACGAGGTGCTGTGTATGCCCATGAGAAAGTCCATCCCGCCTCGGGACGGGGATGACCACGGGGAGTGGGCCGGGGGCTCCCATCCCGAGGCTGTCTGCTGA